From the Micromonospora echinofusca genome, the window CGGTCCAGCGGGGGCTGTCGGCCGCCCGGGCGGGGCGGGTGCCGGAGGCCGAGGAGCACCTCGGGCGCGCGGTGGCGCTCGCCCACGCCACGGGCCGCGACGACGACGTCGCCCTGCTCGCCCGCGTCGTGGACGTCCTGGACGCCGCCGGGGGCCGGGTCCGGCTCAAGCCCGACATCGACGTCCGCCTCACGCAGTCCTCCCTGGTCGTGGCCCACCGCACGTCGCGCTGGGGGCCGCAGGAGCCGCCGGCGCAGCGGGCCGCGCCGACCGGCCCGCCCGCCCCGTGGCGGCACTGCGACGAGGAGCAGACCGGCGCGTACTGCGAGGGGTGCGGCGCGCACCACCTGTCGGCCGACCGGCCCGGCGCCGGCCGGTCCTGACCGCCGATGGACCTGGACGTCTCGGACAAGGTCGCCAGCGTCGTCAGCGGCACCGTGGCGCTCGCCACCGCGCTCGCCACCGCGGGCGTCGCACTGCACCGCCACGCCCGGGGCCGGCGCGGCTGGTGGGCCTCGCTGCGCCCGGTCTGGCACGGCGAGGCGGACGCCGGCATCGTCCACCCGCACCGCTTCGGGGGCTACGTCAAGCCGCTGTCCGAGGTGTACGTGCCGCGCCGGGCGGTGCCGCGGCTCGCGCCGGCCGGCGACGGCGTGGACGTCGCGGACCTGTTCACCGGCGACGGCAACGTGCTGCTGATCGGGGAGCCGGGCAGCGGCAAGACGGCGCTCGTACGCTACGAGAGCGCCAGGTCGGCGCGGCGCTGGCTGGCCGGGCGCGGCCGGCGACGGCGCTGTCCGCCCGGGCCGGTGCTGGTGAGCCTGCCGGCGGCCGCTCTGGTGCACCGGCCGCTGCCCGCCGCGCTCGCCGAGGCGTACCCCCGGGAGGGCGCGCCGCTCGACGTCGAGCGGCCCCCCGTCCCCGGCCGGCGGTGGCTGGTCTGCGTCGACGCGCTGGACGCCGTCGCCGACCCGGACGAGCGGGCCGTCGTCCTCAACCGCCTCGCGGAGCTGGCCCGCTCCCCCGGCCCGGCCGGTGCGCCGCGTCCCTGGCGGCTCCTGGTGACCACGCGGCACCTGGCCGAGGACGAGCTGGCCGTGCTGGGCGACGGCTACCCGGCGTACCACCTGGCGCACTTCACCGACGCCGACGTGGCGTTGCTGGCGGCCCGCTGGTTCCCCGACGGCGACGCCGCCCGCAGGTTCCTGGACTGGACGCACGCGCAGCGCATCACCGACCCGGTGCACAATCCGCTCACCGCCACCGTCGCGGTGCTGGTCTGGGAGGGCGGGCAGGCGGAGGCGGCCACGCAGCCCGGCCCGGCCGCCCTGCTCGACGAGTTCGTGCGCGCCCTGCTGCGCGGCGGCCGGGACAGCCTCGACGCCGCCTGCGAGGCGCTGCGCCGCCATCCGGCCGGGGGCGAGGCGGTCGCCGCCTGGTTGGACACCCGGCACACGGATCTGGTCGAGGTGGCGGCCACCGCCGCCGTCGCCGGGGGCGACCCGGTGGCGGCGGTCGTCGACTGGTCGGCGGCGCACGCCCCGGCTCCCCCCGCGACGGTGCTGCCCGACTGGCCCGCGCGCGTACGCCAGATCCTGCTCGCCACCGACCTCTTCCGGGCCGACCGGCACGCCCTGACCTCGGTCTGGCCCAGCCTGGTGGAGTACCTGGCGGCCGGGCCGCTCGCCCGCGACTGGCGGCCGGACGAGTGGGTGACGCTGATGAACACGGGCTCGGCGCGGTTCGTGGCGTTGCAGGCGATCAGCCGGGCGGCCGTCGCGCCGGCCTTCCTGCGCGCCCGGTTGACGCGACCCGACGGGGCGATCGCCGCGGGGCACCTGCTCGCCGGCCGGGGCACCGCCGGGGCCGGCACGCCGTCGTTCCGGGCGGACGTGCTGGCGGCGCTGCTCGCCCACTGGTCCGCCGGCCCGGACGGTCCCGCCGGCCGCGACGGCGCGCGGGAGTGCTTCTCGTTGTTGACGACGCTGGCGGCGGAGCGGGCCGACCGGGACCTGCTGCACGGGATCGCCACGGACCCGCGCCGGCCGGGGGACGTCCGCCGGGCCGCGGCGCTCTTCTTCGCCGTACGCACCCGCAACGCCCGCCGGGCGCGGGCACGGGGATGACGCCGGCGACGGCGACAGCGAGCAGGGCCCGCGCTCGGTGCGCGGGCCCTGTCACGGTCTCGGCCCACCGCGGCGGTGGGCGTGGAGCCTCGCCTACGCCGCCCGCTGCGGACCCACGACGGCCCAGCACAGGCCGGCGGGATCGCGGAGCGTCACCTGGCGCGACGGGTCCGCCGGCGGCTCGACGCGGGCACCGGCGGCCACCGCCCGCCGCAGCACCGACTCGGGGTCCGTCCGCTCGATGGTCAGCACGTCGTCGCGGCTCTCGACCGCCGACGCCATGCCCGCCTCGTACCACTCGCTGACGGTCAGACGGTGGCCGCCGACGGCCAGCTCCGCGTGCAGGACGCGCCCGTCGAGCAGACACTCCCGTTGGATCGCGACGGCGTCGAAGACGTCCGTGTAGAAGGCGATGGCTTCGTTCGTGTCGCTGACCGTCAGGTGTGGCCCCGGCCGGTGGTCCTGTGCCCTCATGAGACTGCTGCGCCCTTCCCTACTCGGCGATCCGGGTCCGGCCGGTCCAGCGGAAGACCACCGGAAGGTCGAGCGTCCCCGGGGCGGCGCCCCGCTCGAAGTGCTCGTACCCGCCGTAGTGCAGGACCTTGATCTTCTCCTCCGCCCTGGCCACCCGGCGGCTGCGCAGGTCCGCCGGCAGGTCGACGGGGCCGCCCTCCAGGACGACGTCGATGACGCCGGCGGCGTCCCGGGTGACCGGATCAGCTTGCGAAACGTCCTTCATGGCACGACCTCCGTCGCATTCCGCACACCTTGGACGGGCCGCCGCGTGGTGCGGCGGCGTCCACACAGGTCTGACGACACCCGTTGCCGGGTGAACGGACGCTTCGCGGTCGAACGTCCTTGTCCGGTGACCGGCCGCCCGTTCTGCTCCGAACGTAATCCAGATCACATTCGCCCGACACCCTTAGGTCACCCCTAGGAACGGCCCTGGGCAGCGACGATGCCCCCGTACCGACCACGACGGTGCGGAGGCTCACTCCCAGCGGAAGAACCGGGTGGCCGCTACGGAACCGACGACGGCCGTCACCGCCAGGGCGATCAGCTGCGGCAGTTCCGGGTTCGCGCCCGCCCACGCCGCGCCGAGGGTGTCCACCGTGGCGCCCAGTGGCGAGTAGTCGGCGATGGCGGCCAGGGCGGCCGGCATCCGGTCGCGCGGCAGCCAGGCGCCGGCCAGGAAGAGCAGCGGGAAGAACAGCGCCGGGCCGATGGACTGCGCCGCCCTGGCCGACGGCGCGAGCGCCGCGATCAGCAGGCCGACGGCGAAGAGGCACGCCACCCCGAGCAGGAAGGCCAGCACGAACCCGGGCAGGTTGGCCGGTGCCGGCTGGTCCAGCAGGAACCGTACGGCGATCGCGGTGACCACCGCGCCGAGGACGCCCATCACCAGGTTGACCACCACCTGGGCCACCAGCAGGAGGCTGGGCTGCACCGGGGTGGTCGCCAGGCGGCGCAGCACCCGGCGCTCCCGGTAGATGCCGAGCGCCATCGGCAGGGTGAAGAGCGCGAGCATGCCGATGGTGAGGGCCAACGCAAGCGACGGCAGGAAGGTCTGCTCGGCGTGCTGCCCGGTGTCGGCGGCCGTACCGGCGCGCTGCGGCAGCCCGAAGACGAGCATCAGGCCGATCGGCAGGGCGAAGACGAAGAACAACGACACCGGTTCCCGCAGGAACAGCTTCGTCTCGACGGCGATCAGCTTGGACAGGGCGCTCACGACGACCTCCCGTCGGTCGGGGACTGCGCGGCGGTCCGGCCCGAGCGGCCGGTGAGGGAGACGAACGCGTCGTCGAGGGTGGGTTGCTCGACCCGCAGCGCGTCGTAGCCGATCCCGCGCTCGTTGAGCACGGACATGACCGCTTGGAGCACGTCCTTCGTGCCGGTCACCGTCACCTCGTCGCGGTAGCGCGACACCCCCGTCACGTCGGGCGACGCGAGCAGCGGGGCGTCCTCGACGGGCTCGGCGGGACGGAAGTGCACCCGGTGCTCGGAGCCGACCCGGGTGAGCAGGCCGGCGGGGCTGTCGATGGCCACCACCCGCCCCTTGTCGATGATCGCGAGCCGGTCGCAGAGGCGTTGCGCCTCCTCCATGAAGTGGGTGACCAGCACGACGGTGACGCCCCGGTCGCGGATCCGCTCGACCAGGTCCCAGGTGTCCCGGCGGCCCTGCGGGTCCAGGCCGGTGGTCAGCTCGTCGAGGATGGCGACCTCCGGTCTGCCGACCAGCGCCAGGGCCACCGACAGGCGCTGCTTTTGCCCGCCCGAGAGCTTCTGGAAGTAGGTGTTGCGCTGCTCGGCCAGGCCGAGGTCCGTCAGCAGCTCGTCGATGTCGGCCCGGTTGCGGTAGAAGGACCGGTACAGGTCCAGCGCCTCCCACACCCGCACCTTGTCGGGCAGCTGGCTCTCCTGGAGCTGGGCGCCGACGCGCTGCCGCACCTCGGTGCGGTCGCGGATCGGGTCGAGCCCGAGCACCCGGATGGTGCCGCCGTCGGCGCGGCGCAGGCCCTGCACGCATTCGACCGTGGTCGTCTTGCCGGCCCCGTTCGGGCCGAGCACGCCGAAGATCTCGCCCTGTTCCACCGTGAAGGAGACGTCGTCGACCGCGATCTTCTCGCCGTACCGTTTCTGCAGATGATCGACTTCGATGACCGGCATGGGGGGTGGTCCTCCTTCACGTGCGGGTTGCCGTCGAGAAGGGCGGGACCCCTCGGCTGATCGCGGCGTCGGCTTGCGGGAACGGGCCGGTGCCGGGCGGCGCCAGGCCGACCGACGCCCGACGCCCGACATCATCCGGCCAACCGATGCGCCAATCAACTGATCAGTTGACAAATCGGGGGTGTCCGACCGGGAACCGGCGCGGGACAGGGGTACCGGCCGCGCACGCGCCCCGGAGGCAGGGGTGCCGACCGGTCACCGCAGGTGTCCGGTCGGTGCGGGCCGGTCACCGCCGGGCCGGGCAGATCGGCAGCAGCTCGTCGAGCCGGGTCAGCACGACGTCCGGGCCGGCGGCGCGCAGGGTCTCCTCGTCGGACTCGCCCCACAGCGCGGCGACCGCCACCACGCCGGCCGCCCGCGCGCTGGCCAGGTCGCTGGGCGCGTCGCCGACCATCAGCGCCTCACCCGGCCGGGCCCCGAGCAGGCGCAGCGCCCGCCGCACGATGTCGGGCGCGGGCTTCGGCCGGTGCACCTCGTCCGAGCCCACCACGTGGTCGACGAGCGGCAGCAGGTCGAGCCGGCCGAGCAGGTCCCGGGCGCGGACTCCGCTGCGGCCGGTGGCCACGGCCAGCCCGATCCCCCGCCGGCGCAGCGTGCCGAGCAGCTCCGGCACCCCGTCGACCGGGGTGACGCGGTGCGCGAGGCGGTTGCTCTCCCGCACGAACGGCCCGGCCAGCGCCGCCGGCAGGCCCATCAGCTCCAGCACCTCCGGCAGGTACCGGCCGGGGTGGCGGCAGTACTCCTCGACCGGGGCCACGCCGTCGCCGACCACCTCGGCGTACGCGAGGGCGAACGCCTCCCGGGCCACGGCGAGGCTGTCGACCAGCACCCCGTCGAGGTCGAGCACCACGGCCCGGACGCCGTCGGGTGCCGCCGCCCACGGTGTCGCGTCCACGGTCACCGGTGCCACCTCCCGTCCGACGCCGCCCGTAGGGGTGGCAGGCCCCCGGGAGCCCCGACTACGGTCAGGACGTCGTCCCGGGCCCGCCGGCGCGGCGTACCCGCCCGGATCGCCGGCGTCGCACCGACCCTACCGGCGTCCGGGGCGCCCGTCGTCCGGTGCCGGCGCGCCAGGCCGGGCCCGGCCGGGTCCGAGCCGCTGGAGAGGGATCGCACCATGCCGCTGCTGAGCTGGCTGACGAAGGGCACTGACGAACGCCCGGACGCCGTCCGGGTCGACGACCGCGCGGTGTCCTGGGTGGAGCTGCGCCGCCTGGCCGCAGCGGTGGCCGACGAGCTGCACGGTGTCGACCGGGTCGCCATCGAGGCGACCGCGACCCTGGAGACCGTGGTCGGAGTGGTCGGCGCGCTCACCGCCGGAGCGGCGGTCGTACCGGTCCCGCCGGACGCCGGTCCGATGGAGCGCGACCACATCCTGCGCGACTCGGGGTCGACGGCGCTGCTGGTCCCGGCCGGCGCGGCGCGCGGCGCCGAGGGCGCGGGCCGCGCGGTCGTGCCCGTCGACCTGACCCGCCGGTCGGACACCGTCCACCCGGAACCGGACCCGGCCCGCACCGCGGTGATCCTCTACACCAGCGGCACCACCGGCGCCCCGAAGGGCGCCGTGATCTCCCGCCGCGCGGTCGCCGCCTGCCTGGACGGGCTGGCCGACGCCTGGGCGTGGACGCCGGACGACCTGCTGGTGCACGGCCTGCCGCTGTTCCACGTGCACGGGCTGGTGCTCGGCGTGCTCGGGCCGCTGCGGCTGGGCAGCGGGCTGCACCACGTGGGCCGCCCGCGTCCCGAGCGGTACGCCGCCGCCACCGGTTCGATGTACTTCGGCGTGCCGACCGTCTGGTCCCGCATCGCCGCCGACCCGGACGCGGCACGGGCGCTGCGTCCGGCGCGGCTGCTCGTCTCGGGCAGTGCGGCGCTGCCGGCCGCCGTCTTCGCGGACCTCGCCGCCCTCACCGGCCACCGGGTCGTGGAGCGGTACGGGATGACCGAGACCCTGATCACGGTGAGCGCCCGGGCGGACGGCCCGCGCCGGCCGGGCACCGTCGGGCTGCCGCTGCCGGGGGTGCGTACGCGGCTCGTCGACGACGACGGCGCCGTCCTGCCCGCCGACGGGGCGGCGATGGGCGAACTTCAGGTCGCCGGCCCCACCCTGTTCGACGGCTACCTCAACCGCCCGGACGCCGACGCGGCCAGCCGCACTCCGGACGGCTGGTTCCGCACCGGGGACGTCGCCACCGTCGACCCGGACGGCTGGCACCGGATCGTCGGCCGGGCGTCCACCGACCTGATCAAGAGCGGCGGCTACCGGATCGGCGCCGGCGAGGTGGAGGACGCCCTCCTGGCGCACCCCGGTGTCCGCGAGGCCGCCGTGGTGGGCGTCCCGCACCCCGATCTCGGCCAGCAGGTCACCGCGTACGTGGTGGGCGACGGGGTGGACGGGGCCGAGCTGATCGACTTCGTCGCCCGGCACCTGTCGGCGCACAAGCGGCCACGCGAGGTACGCCTGGTCGACGCGCTGCCCCGCAACGCCCTCGGCAAGGTGCAGAAGAGCAGGCTGACGGCGGACTAGGGGCGCGCGGCCGGGATGCTGATCGCGGTGGCGAGCAGTCCCCGCTCGACGAGGAACCTGCCGGCGAAGGCCGTCACCGGGGTCCCGCCGAGCACGGGGCCGGGCACCAGCAGCCGGGCCTCGAACGTGCCGGCCGGATCGATCACGATGTCCGCCTCGGAGAAGTCCAGCCACCGGCCGGTGAGCGGGAACCACGCCTTGTACACCGCCTCCTTCGCGCTGAACAGCAGGCGGTCCCAGCAGACGGTGGGGCGGGCCGCCGACAACGCGGTGGTGCGCGTCCGCTCCGCCGGCAGGGCGATCGCGTCGAGCACCCCCTCGGGCAGCGGCGCGTGCGGCTCGGCGTCCACGCCGAGGGTGGCGAACGCCGTCGTACGGCCGAGGACCGCCGCCCGGTAGCCGTCGCAGTGCGTCATGCTGCCCACCACCCCGCCCGGCCAGACCGGGGCGCCTCGGGCGCCGGAGACGATCGGCACCGGGTCGAGCCCCAGCTCACCGAGGGCCAGCCGGGCGCAGTGCCGCACGGTGGTGAACTCCCGGCGGCGCTTCTCCACCGACCGGGCCACCAGCGCCTCCTCCTCGGGGAACAGGGTGAGGCCGGCGGGGTCCGTGAAGGCTTCGGCCACCGCCACGGCGGGAGGCAGGATCTGCTCGATCACGTCCGCCGATGCTAGGCGGTGCGGCGACCCGCGCCGCCCCGGCGTCGGCGGTACGGTGCACCATAGGGGTCGGGTACGGGTGCCGGGCCGCGCAGGTGGCTGCCAGTCTGGGGCGGCCCCGGTCCCACGGGCGGGGCACGCGGATTTTGGGTCGGATGGATGCGGGAAAGCGATGCTCACTGGCAAGGTGGTGCGGTTCGACGAGGTGCGGGGCTACGGGTTCATCGCCCCGGACGACGGCAGCGACGACGTGTTCGTGCACGCGAACATGCTGGACGGCGACAAGTGGGCGTTGACGCCCGGCGTCCCGGTGGAGTATGAGGCGGTGGGGACCGACCGCGGTCCCAAGGCCGTGCTGGTGCGGGTGGTCGGCGCGGGCGCGGAGCGGAACGGGACGGCCGGCGCGGTGGCGCCCTCCCGGTCCGGCGTGGCGGTCACCGGCGCGCGCGGCAGGGACAGCGGACACGCCGCCGGCGGGGCCGAGGACGACGAGGGCCTCTGCGACGTGCTCTCCGAGCGGGCCTTCTACGCCGAGACCACCGAGGCGCTGGTGACGTCCGTGTCGGATCTGACCGGGGCGCAGATCGTGGCGGTACGCGCCCGCATGCTGGACCTCGCCCGGCGGCACGGCTGGGTGGAGGGCTGACCGCAGCGGCCGACGGGGTGGACGCCCGCCCGACGCGATCAGCTCAGCCGGCGGCGATCAGCAGGGACTTCCTGATCCGGCCGTGCGCGCTGCGCGGCAACTCGTCGACGAAGTGCACCCGCCGGGGTCGTTGACAGGCCGAGAGGTACCGGCCGACGTGGTCGATGAGCACCTGCGCGGTCAGCCCCTCCGCGACGACGTACGCGGTGACCTGCTCGCCGAGCGCGTGGTGCGGCGTGCCGACGACGGCCGCCTCCCGCACCCCGGGATGGCTCAGCAGCGCCTCCTCGATCTGCCCGGCGTGCATCCGCCGGCCCCGGCTGTGCACCACGTCGAGCCCGCACCGCCCGATGATCCGGTACGAGCCGTCGGCGGCCACGCTGGCCAGGTCGCCGGTGGCGTGCCAGCGCCCGGCCGGAAAGCCCTGGCCGGCCCCGACGTAGCCGCTGAACAGCGTCGGGCCGCAGACGCTCAGCTCGCCGACCGACTCGCCGTCGGCCGGCACCGGCCGGGCCTCGCGGTCCAGCACCCGGGTCTGCACGCCGGGAAGGGGGGTGCCGACGGCACCGGCGGCGGTGCGGTCGTCGGCCCGCCCGGTCAGGGCGATGAGCGTCTCCGTGGTGCCGTACGCCTGCACCGGTGAGTGCGAGGTCAGCAGCCGGAGGCGCTCGGCCACGGCGGAGGGCAGGGGGGCGTCGGCGGAGATCAGGACGCGCGCCGCGGTCAGCGACCGGGCCCACCGGCTGTTCAGCGCGATCCTCGCCCACTGTTCGGGCATCGCGAGGTACATGGTGCCGACCGGTCCCGCGGCGGCGTGGCGGTCGAGGTGGACGAAGCGGCTGCCGACCCGCAGCGCGCCGAGCAGGCCGACGACCAGCCCGTACGCCCGGAACAGCGGCGCGCCCTGGACCACCACGTCGTCCTCGCACCACCGCCACGCCTGGGTCAGCAGGTCGAGGTCGGCGGCGATGGCGCGACGCGAGATGCGTACGCCGCGCGGCGGCCCGCCGGCACCGCCGGTGTAGAGGATGACCGCGTCGGTGCCGGGCGACGGCTCGGGGTGCCGCGTCGACGAGCGCTGGCGCAGGTCGACCGGGACCGTGGGCAGCCGGTGGGTGTCGGGCAGGTCCCGGCCGAGGAACAGCGTCGCCCCGGACTGCCGGAGGATGCGGCGCCGCTCGCGCTCGTCGGCGTCGGGCGGCAACGGCACGAGCGGGACGCCCGCGTGGAGGGCGCCGAGCATGCCGACCACCGTCTCCAGGGTCGGCGTGCCGTCGACCGCGACGGCGCCCGCGCCCCGGATCCGGTCGGCGACGGCGTTGACGCAGCCGAGCAGGGCCTCGCTGGAGAGCGTACGGCCGGCCACCCGCACCGCGTCGGCCCGATCCGCGCCGAATCCCCGCAGCGCCGGCAGCAGTGTCATCTCCGCTATCCCCTGCGGAGGGCGTCAACGAGTCGCGGCAGCGGCTGGGACATCACGACGGCCACAGAGCCCTTCAGGTCATGGGACCGGCACGGCCCCATATCCGGCTATCCCGATGTTGGAAACGGGTGCCCCGAAATTAGGCCGGGCAATCGTCCGGCACAACCCCTAGCCACCGCGCCCCGGTCCCCTGCCGGGGCCGACAGCCCAGGTAGGACGGGATTTCGCCCCGGCTCCGGGGACGGCTGGAGCGGCCACCCTTTCCGGCCCTCGCCACTATGGACGGACGACGGTGTCGCAGCATCTGCGGGCATTCAACCACGGAATCGTCCGCGACCTCGCCGAGTGATATGCCGAGGACGTCCACGCATTGACGTCTGCCACTCTTTTTCAAACATTTTTCATCGGCCGGTCCGCACCGTCGCCGTCCACCCGGGACCCTGGGCCGCATAATTCTTTTTTAACAACATAATCGTTGAATTTCCCAAACGTCCGAATCGGCGGTCGCCCCCGCGACCCGCGGCACGCCCGATGCGCCACCCCCACCCCCCGGCAGTCCGCGGTCGCACTTCGCGGCACCCGATGCTTTACTCCGCAACGATTTCGGGAATCCTCGCCAATTCCGGCCCCCAGACCCGGGCGGGAGCGTCCCGGCGGGCCCGGCCGGCGGAGCCGACACGCCGACGGCATCCGCCCGGACGCGCGACGCACCCTCCCCGGGCCGGACGCGCATCCCGGGTGCCGGCCGCGCTGACCCTGAGTTGAGCAGCGCCTACGCGCTGGCCTCGACAGTTGCGTCCCAGTGACCGGGACCAGGCTCGCAGACCTCATCGACACTGCGCGATTCCGATGTCGACCGGTGGACAGCTCGGGTCCGCACCGGGACAGCGGGCGCCGCCGCAAACCGGACACGCCTAGCACGCGAAACCGCGTCCGCCAATCGCCGGGCGGGCCAGAAAAGGCGCAACCAATGGGCGTCGAGAGCGCTCTGTCACGTTGCGACGCCACCCGGCGACTTTCCGTTGTCGACCGACGTCGAAGGCGCGCTCGGGCCGGCGGTGGCCCGCAACCGATGTTTGCCCATCCTTTACAAACCTCGGCTTGCCGCCCAATTGCCGAACTGCCATACTCCCACCATCACGGCGGTCGATAGGGGAGGCCGACCCGGAGGGGCTGGGGAATTATCGCCGAGGCCGACAAGGGCGCAACTCGAAGTCCTCGGCCGGTCAAGTCGGTCGATGTTCACCAGCCATGTTCGATGGTCGTCTATATTTGCTAATAATGGAATGGGTCAAGAATTGCCGGTCTCCGATTTCGTCGAGCTCCCGGGCCACGCAGCTCGGGCGGCCCGTTCGGTGACCGCGGACCGCGCGCTCCCTCGGAGGCCACGTCGATGGAGCTGACCGAGCGGTCGTGCCAGCTGAGCCTGCTGGAGGGCCGGCTCGCGGACCTGTTCCGGGGTGGGAGCACGTCGACGAACCGGACGGTGATCGTGCTGACCGGTCCGGTCGGCGTCGGTAAGACCACGCTTCTGCAGACCTTCGCCCGGCGGGCCTGTGACTCCGGAGCACGCGTCCTCGGCGCGAGTGCGTCCCGCGCCGAACGCACCGTGCCGCTGGAAGTCGTCCGACAACTCGTCCGGGCGGCGCCGTTGAGCGGGACCGGCACCCCGGACACCCTGGCCCGGCTGGAGCGGCTGCTGGACGAGGGCGCCCTCGCCTGGGCGGACGCCGACGACACCGACGACGAGGGCACGGCCCTGACCACCGCCGCGATCGGTGGTGCCCTGCTCGAGATGACCACGCGGGAACCGCTGGTCATCGCCGTCGACGACATCCACCACGCCGACGTGCCGTCGCTGCGCTGCCTCGACTACGTGGCCCGGAGGATCTCCGGCCTGCCCGTGCTGATCGTCCTGACCGAGGCGCCGCGTACCAGGCCGTGGCGGCCGGAAGTGCACGCCGAACTGCTGCAACCCGCGAGGCTGCACCGCATCCGGCTGCCGCTGCTCAGCCCCGACGGCACGTTCCATCTGCTCGCCCAGCGGCTCGGTGTCCCGGTCGCCCGGACCATCGCCGCGGAGAGCCACCGGATCAGCGGGGGCAATCCCCTGCTGCTCCAGGCGCTCGCCGAGGACCAGGCCGTGGCACCCGGCCCCGCCGACCACCCCGCCGTCGGGGAGTCGTTCCGGGAGGCGGTGCTGAGCTGCCTGTACCGCTGCGACCATCTGGTGCTCAACGCCGCCCGGGTGCTCGCCGTGACCGGCGAGCCGCTGCACGGCAACCTGCTGCCGCAACTCGTCGACGCCCGGTCGCGGGCCGCGCTGGGCGCGATCGACGACTCGACCAGTGCGGGGCTGATCACCGAGCAGGGGTTGCGCCACCCGGCGGTGAGCCAGGCGGTGATCGACGGAACGACCTCCGAGGAACGCGCACGGCTGCACCTGGAGGCGGCCTGCCTGCTGCACGACGACGGCGCGGCGCCGGCCCGGGTCGCGCCGCACCTGGTCGGGATCGACGAGTTGGCCGAGCCCTGGATGGCGCAGACCCTGCTGGACGCCGGCGAGCAGGCGCTGCTCGACGGCGAGGTGGAGACCGCCCTGCGGTACCTGCGCCGTGCGCACCGGGGCTGCGCCGGCGAGTGCCTGCGGGCCCGGATCCGTTCCGCGCTGGCCCGCGCCGAGTGGCGGCTCGACCCGCAGGCCGCGCTCCCCCACCTCATCGGCGTCGTCAGCGCCATCCGCGCCGGGCACCTCGGCAGCCAGCAGGCCGCCGGCCCCATCCAGTACCTCCTCTGGCACGGTGAGATCGAGGAGGCCGCCGCGCTGGTCAACCACCTCAGCGAGCGGGCGGACAGCGCCGACCCGCGGTCCGCCGCCGAACTGCTCATCATCACGGGTTGGATGTCGACCCTCTACCCCGGCGTGATGCTCGAGCGTCCCGCCCCCACCATGGCCGTACGGGACCCGCTCACGCTGGCCAAGGTCAAGCGCGGGGTCCAGGGGGCCACCCTGTTGTCGGCCGTCCTCGACCGTGGTGACGTCGGCGCGGTCGAGCAGGCCGAGCGGACGCTGTCGACCACCGGGCTCGACGACGAACGCAACATGTGGACCGCCGTCTGCGCCCTCATCGCCATCATCTACGCGGATCGCCTGGACCTGGCCGACGACTGGTGCGACCGGCTGGGCCGCGATCCCGCCGCCCCGCGCTACCCCACCCCGTCGGCCATGCTGACCGCCCTGCGGGCGACCGTCGCCGGACGCCTCGGCGACCTCTCGCGAGCCGAGAAGCTGGCCGACGAGGCGCTGGGGCAGCTCTCGCCCAAGGGCTGGGGCGTGGTGATCGGGATACCGCTGGCGGTGCGGATCCGGGCCCTCACCTTCATGGACCAGCTCGACGCGGCGGCGGCCTGCCTCCAGACGCCGGTCCCGCCGGCGATGTTCGAGACGCC encodes:
- a CDS encoding AMP-binding protein, with amino-acid sequence MTLLPALRGFGADRADAVRVAGRTLSSEALLGCVNAVADRIRGAGAVAVDGTPTLETVVGMLGALHAGVPLVPLPPDADERERRRILRQSGATLFLGRDLPDTHRLPTVPVDLRQRSSTRHPEPSPGTDAVILYTGGAGGPPRGVRISRRAIAADLDLLTQAWRWCEDDVVVQGAPLFRAYGLVVGLLGALRVGSRFVHLDRHAAAGPVGTMYLAMPEQWARIALNSRWARSLTAARVLISADAPLPSAVAERLRLLTSHSPVQAYGTTETLIALTGRADDRTAAGAVGTPLPGVQTRVLDREARPVPADGESVGELSVCGPTLFSGYVGAGQGFPAGRWHATGDLASVAADGSYRIIGRCGLDVVHSRGRRMHAGQIEEALLSHPGVREAAVVGTPHHALGEQVTAYVVAEGLTAQVLIDHVGRYLSACQRPRRVHFVDELPRSAHGRIRKSLLIAAG
- a CDS encoding AAA family ATPase, whose product is MELTERSCQLSLLEGRLADLFRGGSTSTNRTVIVLTGPVGVGKTTLLQTFARRACDSGARVLGASASRAERTVPLEVVRQLVRAAPLSGTGTPDTLARLERLLDEGALAWADADDTDDEGTALTTAAIGGALLEMTTREPLVIAVDDIHHADVPSLRCLDYVARRISGLPVLIVLTEAPRTRPWRPEVHAELLQPARLHRIRLPLLSPDGTFHLLAQRLGVPVARTIAAESHRISGGNPLLLQALAEDQAVAPGPADHPAVGESFREAVLSCLYRCDHLVLNAARVLAVTGEPLHGNLLPQLVDARSRAALGAIDDSTSAGLITEQGLRHPAVSQAVIDGTTSEERARLHLEAACLLHDDGAAPARVAPHLVGIDELAEPWMAQTLLDAGEQALLDGEVETALRYLRRAHRGCAGECLRARIRSALARAEWRLDPQAALPHLIGVVSAIRAGHLGSQQAAGPIQYLLWHGEIEEAAALVNHLSERADSADPRSAAELLIITGWMSTLYPGVMLERPAPTMAVRDPLTLAKVKRGVQGATLLSAVLDRGDVGAVEQAERTLSTTGLDDERNMWTAVCALIAIIYADRLDLADDWCDRLGRDPAAPRYPTPSAMLTALRATVAGRLGDLSRAEKLADEALGQLSPKGWGVVIGIPLAVRIRALTFMDQLDAAAACLQTPVPPAMFETPIGLHYLQARGMHALAAGSPEAALADFQLCGQLMNRWRLDFSGLIPWRTESARALLRMGRRQQAGRLVRDELARLRPVHVRYRAAALRVLAATEDGPDRIPHLRSAVRLLRQCGDRMELAHNLADLGHAYQQAGDRRQARVASRSARELAEECGIPMLRFGISARSGAAEGRRDTTVVVHGLTDAESKVAALVAQGHTNREIAEKLFLTVSAIEQRLTRIYRKLDVNSRSELASRLRLSRPGATLLDPPPRGSLDPDRRPPGSRLR